One window of the Enterobacter huaxiensis genome contains the following:
- a CDS encoding fimbrial protein: MKKQRCGYSLIALAILAITGSASAADLNVNFTANIRETTCDMKLVGGEGSDTQQTLTIGNNGQVRIDDVKAGTANAAFKLVIIECPSSLTSLKTTIKGTKSADLPSGIMNQTPTTSGGADFSAVEIARADAPDAPFIINSTVDAERLVWKREDIDNKEVPLVATLRETKTDSMTIGDFQAVATFEFIYE; this comes from the coding sequence ATGAAGAAGCAACGTTGCGGTTATTCGTTAATCGCATTAGCAATATTAGCGATAACGGGATCAGCATCAGCAGCCGATCTCAATGTCAATTTCACTGCCAATATTCGCGAAACCACTTGCGATATGAAGTTGGTTGGTGGTGAAGGTTCAGATACGCAGCAAACGCTGACCATCGGTAACAATGGTCAAGTGCGTATTGACGATGTCAAAGCTGGCACCGCAAATGCAGCTTTTAAACTCGTAATAATTGAATGCCCATCATCACTGACCTCATTAAAAACTACTATCAAGGGCACTAAATCGGCTGATTTGCCCTCCGGGATTATGAATCAGACCCCCACCACCAGCGGAGGTGCAGACTTCTCTGCCGTCGAAATTGCCAGAGCCGATGCCCCAGATGCCCCATTTATCATTAACTCAACCGTCGATGCAGAGCGCCTTGTCTGGAAGAGGGAAGATATTGACAACAAGGAAGTTCCTTTAGTCGCCACATTACGTGAAACCAAGACAGACAGCATGACTATTGGCGATTTTCAAGCCGTGGCAACCTTTGAGTTCATTTACGAATAA
- a CDS encoding fimbrial protein — translation MKFKAKFIALSVSALLFSGMASAAITGTGSVEMTIKTTVTSGTCTAKLVNGGGAEASEIGFGDVFKSDLVNKTRVEPLKIVFSNCSGVSKATVAAAKGADGKCDGSYESGQAYFGGKATAFEVWSGAVDTGVQLKCKNPPSPQEVIIADGAGEFPMNSRIVLGKDRSMSDVATGAVTAPVTFTIAYP, via the coding sequence ATGAAATTTAAAGCAAAATTTATCGCCTTGTCCGTTTCTGCCCTTCTATTCTCTGGAATGGCAAGTGCGGCGATTACAGGCACGGGCAGCGTTGAGATGACAATTAAAACAACCGTCACATCAGGTACCTGTACCGCAAAGCTGGTTAACGGCGGGGGCGCAGAAGCGTCGGAAATAGGCTTTGGTGATGTTTTCAAATCCGATCTGGTCAATAAGACCCGCGTTGAACCGCTGAAAATAGTGTTTAGCAATTGTTCAGGTGTATCAAAAGCCACAGTCGCAGCCGCAAAAGGGGCCGATGGGAAATGTGATGGTTCTTATGAGAGCGGACAAGCCTACTTTGGCGGAAAGGCAACTGCCTTCGAAGTTTGGTCAGGTGCCGTAGATACAGGCGTACAGTTGAAGTGCAAGAATCCTCCCTCTCCACAGGAAGTTATCATTGCTGACGGCGCGGGTGAATTTCCAATGAACTCACGTATTGTCCTTGGAAAGGATAGATCGATGAGCGATGTTGCTACAGGTGCCGTTACAGCCCCGGTGACATTTACTATTGCCTACCCATAA